One window of Thioalbus denitrificans genomic DNA carries:
- a CDS encoding tetratricopeptide repeat protein: MYFRVAVVASILLVSGCANPLNRVTSDDYAQTCTVAESNGRLEVAEEACYRALVNVDMGNLGPELKSQRLYNLGRIKRQLAKYEEAEKLFTESLTIEEKLSAPTDPKIGRRLVELSVSLAGQDKWEAGAVYLKRALPIAPQFAGRELSYTALTLQEYGKRLRAMNQTALAEQFEKAAASLQ; encoded by the coding sequence ATGTACTTTAGAGTTGCAGTGGTCGCGAGTATTTTGCTCGTATCAGGCTGCGCGAATCCGCTGAACCGAGTTACCTCGGACGACTACGCTCAGACCTGTACCGTGGCGGAGAGTAATGGTCGGCTAGAGGTTGCGGAGGAGGCGTGTTACCGGGCTCTCGTCAACGTAGATATGGGTAACCTGGGGCCAGAATTGAAGAGCCAACGGCTCTACAATCTCGGGCGAATCAAGCGCCAATTAGCAAAATACGAAGAAGCAGAGAAGCTTTTCACTGAGTCGTTGACAATTGAGGAGAAGTTGTCAGCCCCCACAGATCCAAAAATTGGACGTCGCTTGGTGGAGCTATCCGTCAGTCTGGCTGGACAAGACAAATGGGAGGCTGGTGCTGTTTACCTCAAGCGCGCTCTGCCCATAGCTCCTCAGTTTGCCGGCCGCGAACTTTCCTACACCGCTCTCACGCTTCAGGAATATGGGAAACGCCTTAGAGCCATGAATCAAACGGCTCTTGCTGAGCAGTTTGAGAAGGCCGCCGCGAGCCTCCAATGA